The Clavelina lepadiformis chromosome 3, kaClaLepa1.1, whole genome shotgun sequence region AAGGTAATAATAAAGCACAAAATATTCTTaaatttttggattttttgtttgctttagtATCTTCGTGCTCGGTTCCGGTTCGTAGGAacgttaaagttaaaattttggttCCAATTAACCtgagatatttttgtttctttttcttgtGCTTTTTGCTTAATGTTTCGTAGGCAACCGACCAACACTCAATTGGGAAAATGCACATGCATATGTGTAATGgctttaaaaaatgctttatttAGTGACTTATTGAGAGTTATGTGCTAATACAGCTCGCATTTTGACGATGTTTTACATTTTGCAGAttgaaaacaaatgaaaacagCAACGATAGCGCCCTTCTTGGCATTGACGTTGACTGTTGACCTGGTGACAGTTGCAATAAGTCGCAATCACAATGACGAAATATGCTTTCCCACTCAAGATGGGCACCTAGTGGTCCCCCTAAGCAGAGGCTCACGAGGAGAATCTGGGAAACGAGGCTTACCTGGACTTCATGGTCTGCAAGGCCCACAAGGAGAAAAGGGCGTTCCAGGGATTACAGGTCATAGAGGACCGCCTGGAGAGGAAGGTATTCCAGGACCTCAAGGCCCACGAGGAATAATTGGGCAACTTGGCTTACCAGGAGTAGAAGGCCAGCGTGGTAAAACTGGAGAACGGGGTACACCAGGGCTTCAAGGGCCCCCAGGAGTACCTGGGACACAGGGGTCACCAGGACTTGATGGCTTACCAGGACCATTTGGGAAACACGGTGTACCAGGACCTCAGGGCCCGCAAGGTATGAAGGGGAATCCCGGTCCACCTGGCCAGTGTCAATGCAATCAAAGTAATGTTGTCGAACTTAAGAAAATAATGGATCAGTTGTTTTTCTTGCATCCAAATCTTCGAGGTAattaagattttttaattaagttggTCGCGTtatgacaatttatttatAGGAATTAGAGCTGGGAACTTAGCCGATTTTTAAGCCGTTAGCTAGCGGTTAGCCGCCATAGTCGCTAATTGTCTTTCCACATTGTTAAATGGAGGCAAAACTGCAATTAATTATAAAGAAATGTGATGGAAAGAGTTGTAGCCTAATAGCAACTTACGTCATGCTAAACCACAGAATTTATCAGAAAAACAAAGTAGCCCTATATGACCGAAACATTTGCTGATAAAGATGCTTTGTATGgacatttttgttattttttgtacaaaatcaATATCGATTGTGAGAAAGTTTTCCGCATCTTAAAGTGTTTCAgcaaattattatattttccaGACGAATTATGCTTGGTGGGTGTTAAAAGTAAAAGAGTTCGAAATATTGACATGACTGCATCAACAACTTACGGCCAATTTTACACCGCCTATAATGGCCGATTGGACGGAGAAAGTTATTGGAGTCCTCACCCATACAAACGTAAGTGATGCGCCTCATCGCTAAGAAATCTGCCAATCCATTTACAGTCAAATCACCTGTAACTTTCATCTAGAATTGCCCGGGGAGTGGCTTCAGGTTGATTTGAGAACACCAACCATAGTGACAGGTGTTGTTACCCAGGGTGGTGAGGATGACCACTGGTGGGTGACAAACTTCAAAATTACATTTGGAAATATTGCCGATCAATTGCAAATGATAAAAGATGAAGATCAAAACGACATGGTAAGTTAATACTCACAAGTAACCTCGGTGTAAGGCCGGTTGTATTTAGGATTTTATCATCCTATACAGCtctgattttttttaattctctGTTTAACTTCGTAGATTTTTTCGGGCAACACTAACAAGGACACTCGCGTGGAGAATACTTTCCCCAACCCAATTAAAGCCAGATTCTTTAGACTTATTGTCGTCACCTTCCACAATGGCATCGGATTACGCTTGGATTATCTGACTTGCTAAGCTCACGAGATGACCGGCTCAAAAAGCTCACATGTTGTTCAGAGAAACTTCTTAGTGCTTCCTACAATTCTATTATATTTATGAACAGAAAATGTGAACTTAATCTATTTGCTGTTAAATATAATGTCACTACACAATATAAAATCGTACGATATAAATGTCGTGAATGTAAACCGAGTGTTTCTCATTCGCCACTTCATGTGTTCTGAAATACAATGTGGAATGCCAAATATTTATCTACCGTGAGTTTCATATTTTCTTCTGcataaaatacacattttcTGTCTctttttttcagattttctCTATTGTTACGTACTTATTCGGCAAACATCTTTGGTTTATACACAGTGCGCCAATAATGATAATGAATGAATGCTTTACgactaaaaatttacaaaagtaTCTGCACGGCATAAGCCCAGCAGCCCGGAACACCGGTGGCAGAGAAAAATCTTGTGACAATTCAACAACCATGTCTTGAAAGTGAATTTCTATGGAACAGATTTTACTTTTCAACTTCGGGTATTTACCTAAAGAGAATCTCTTAGGCAGATCCGAGATTTACAATTAACAAGATTAGGTTTAAGTCGAGCGTAGTTTATAACAATATCTAACaactaaaagcaaatatttaatCGATGAAACAGCTTTGAATGTACAACTTGTGACGGCAGCACCGTCTGTGGTCTCATAGTTTAAAAAGCAACTTTGTGCCACTCCTCAATGTTTCTGAACTTCTAAAGTATTTAGACGAAGCTTCAGTCGGAGGCACCTTGGACGTAAAGTTAGTCCAGGAATTGCGTCAAGCGATGGAGGATGTGCTGGATCTGGCATCAACTCGCATGTCTGAGCTAGGATGGCTGTTGCCAGGAAGAGCCAACCTTTAGCAAGGTCAAGTCCAGGACATTTTCTCAAACCCATCGAGAATATCAAATATTTATCAACTGCCTCGCTATTCATTGTCATTCCTCCAGATTCATCCTTGCAAAGAAACCTCATTGGATCAAATTTTTCCGGATCTGGCCAAACATTCGGATCTCGATTGACGGAATACTGGTTGACAAAGACCATGGTGCGTTGAGGAATGTGGTAACCACAAAGCGCGGTTTGTTTGAGTGTTGCGTGAGGAATGGAAATAGGTAAAATTGAAGATTGACGAAAGGTTTCATGGATGAAGGCATCGATGTAAGGCAACTTCGGACGATCGAAGAGAGTGGGAAGACGATCTCCTACCGCTTCATTGATGTCGTTTTTCATCCTCTTTATCACGTTCGGGTAAAGaagcaaataattaattatccaATTAAAAGCAGTTGGAGTGGTGTCTTGGcctttaaaaaacaacatatagttaacaatatACAACCTAGTTGTGCTGGGATTCACACCGAGCATGATTCCAAGATCTTTATTCATTGTTTGCGACTTTATTCTTATACCTGCTGCGAATACTTCTGAGCAAATGCTGGCAATCTGATCCATatattttgttgtaatttttctttttccatttGACTTAATCATGGAGGTCACAACGTTTTTTGGCTCTAGTAAATCCTTATCCGTTGAGCTGGTTGCTATTTCTTCCACTCTAAGATATTAATTGAGAGTTTAACTTTGTGGGAAATCTCACGGTTCCTATTTTCATGAAACAGAACTTCACTTAACAGTTTAAGAGCCCATTTGTGACGGTATTTCATTGCTTTCTTGTAAGCTTCCAGAATTTGGCGATATTTTGGAAATACCTAAACAATATCGAACAAGTTACCGTTTTGgagataaattccaaatttAAGTTGCCCATAAAACTTCATTATGAGTAAATAACAACTGATGCGATGCCACAGAGGAAAATGACCATATCCCACACTATTTTACCCTGATCCAAGGCATGGTGTCAATCATCGCTCCCGCCGAAACCACTGCGCTAAAAACTTCGTTTGCTTGAAGCAATTCACAGAAATCCTGCAGTTAAAAAAGGATTAACAT contains the following coding sequences:
- the LOC143450678 gene encoding uncharacterized protein LOC143450678 isoform X1, whose protein sequence is MKTATIAPFLALTLTVDLVTVAISRNHNDEICFPTQDGHLVVPLSRGSRGESGKRGLPGLHGLQGPQGEKGVPGITGHRGPPGEEGIPGPQGPRGIIGQLGLPGVEGQRGKTGERGTPGLQGPPGVPGTQGSPGLDGLPGPFGKHGVPGPQGPQGMKGNPGPPGQCQCNQSNVVELKKIMDQLFFLHPNLRDELCLVGVKSKRVRNIDMTASTTYGQFYTAYNGRLDGESYWSPHPYKQLPGEWLQVDLRTPTIVTGVVTQGGEDDHWWVTNFKITFGNIADQLQMIKDEDQNDMIFSGNTNKDTRVENTFPNPIKARFFRLIVVTFHNGIGLRLDYLTC
- the LOC143450679 gene encoding cytochrome P450 1B1-like; this translates as MELPSLLEVLVLFALFYVAFLTYNNLFCPKQSGKQLPPGLFPWPVVGNAPLLGSEPHKTFHELAEKYGPIYRIKLGSVKAIVLSDLKTIKQALVKQRQVFGGRMRFETYKYLQNGISNVFNDVSTQGEVWSKTKLEMLRHLHNLSTSTTVRKKMNDFITDDVIYMLKKLEITSETNFVNPEDIIRKAAANTLCTICFGKRYDYDDKDFCELLQANEVFSAVVSAGAMIDTMPWIRVFPKYRQILEAYKKAMKYRHKWALKLVEEIATSSTDKDLLEPKNVVTSMIKSNGKRKITTKYMDQIASICSEVFAAGQDTTPTAFNWIINYLLLYPNVIKRMKNDINEAVGDRLPTLFDRPKLPYIDAFIHETFRQSSILPISIPHATLKQTALCGYHIPQRTMVFVNQYSVNRDPNVWPDPEKFDPMRFLCKDESGGMTMNSEAVDKYLIFSMGLRKCPGLDLAKGWLFLATAILAQTCELMPDPAHPPSLDAIPGLTLRPRCLRLKLRLNTLEVQKH
- the LOC143450678 gene encoding uncharacterized protein LOC143450678 isoform X2 — its product is MKTATIAPFLALTLTVDLVTVAISRNHNDEICFPTQDGHLVVPLSRGSRGESGKRGLPGLHGLQGPQGEKGVPGITGHRGPPGEEGIPGPQGPRGIIGQLGLPGVEGQRGKTGERGTPGLQGPPGVPGTQGSPGLDGLPGPFGKHGVPGPQGPQGMKGNPGPPGQCQCNQSNVVELKKIMDQLFFLHPNLRDELCLVGVKSKRVRNIDMTASTTYGQFYTAYNGRLDGESYWSPHPYKQLPGEWLQVDLRTPTIVTGVVTQGGEDDHWWVTNFKITFGNIADQLQMIKDEDQNDMIFSGNTNKDTRVENTFPRPIKARFFRLTVVTFHNGIGLRLDYLTC